The Pseudomonas baetica genome includes a region encoding these proteins:
- a CDS encoding YqfO family protein: MYKLAFFVPDSHVEVVKGAVFAAGGGQIGDYDHCAWQVLGLGQFRPLDGSQPFIGEAGQVEQVEEWKVELVVADELIVAVVAALKLSHPYETPAYEVWRLEDF, translated from the coding sequence GTGTACAAGCTGGCGTTTTTTGTTCCTGACAGTCATGTCGAGGTGGTCAAAGGGGCTGTGTTCGCTGCCGGTGGTGGGCAGATCGGTGACTATGACCACTGTGCGTGGCAGGTGCTTGGTTTGGGTCAGTTTCGGCCTTTGGACGGGAGTCAGCCGTTTATTGGTGAGGCAGGGCAGGTCGAGCAGGTTGAGGAATGGAAGGTTGAGCTTGTTGTTGCGGATGAGTTGATTGTTGCTGTTGTGGCGGCGTTGAAGCTCAGTCATCCGTACGAGACGCCGGCTTATGAGGTGTGGCGGCTGGAAGATTTTTGA
- the purL gene encoding phosphoribosylformylglycinamidine synthase, translating to MLILRGAPALSAFRHSKLLEQLSQKVPSVSGLYAEFAHFAEVTGVLTGDEQQVLARLLKYGPSVPVQEPTGRLFLVLPRFGTISPWSSKASDIARNCGLSKIQRLERGIAFYVAGQFSDAQAQQIADVLHDRMTQIVLGNLEQAAGLFSHAEPKPLTAIDILGGGRAALEKANTELGLALAEDEIDYLVDAFNGLKRNPHDIELMMFAQANSEHCRHKIFNASWDIDGENQEKSLFGMIKNTYVMHSEGVLSAYKDNASVIVGNVAGRFFPNPETRQYGAVQEPVHILMKVETHNHPTAIAPFPGASTGSGGEIRDEGATGRGAKPKAGLTGFTVSNLQIPGFEQPWEVPYGKPERIVTALDIMIEGPLGGAAFNNEFGRPALTGYFRTFEQSITTPHGDEVRGYHKPIMLAGGMGNIREEHVKKGEIVVGSKLIVLGGPAMLIGLGGGAASSMATGTSSADLDFASVQRENPEMERRCQEVIDRCWQLGDKNPISFIHDVGAGGLSNAFPELVNDGERGGRFELRNIPNDEPGMAPHEIWSNESQERYVLAVGPEDFARFQAICERERCPFAVVGEATAEPQLTVTDSHFGNNPVDMPLEVLLGKAPRMHRSVVREAELGDDFDPSNLDISESIERVLHHPAVASKSFLITIGDRTITGLVARDQMVGPWQVPVADVAVTATSFDVYTGEAMAMGERTPLALLDAPASGRMAIGETLTNIAASRINKLSDIKLSANWMSAAGHPGEDARLYDTVKAVGMELCPELGITIPVGKDSMSMATRWNDNGEEKTVTSPMSLIVTGFAPVADIRQTLTPELRMDKGTTDLILIDLGRGQNRMGASILAQVHGKLGSQAPDVDDAEDLKAFFAVIQGLNADGHLLAYHDRSDGGLLTSVVEMAFAGHCGLSLNLDGLAETSADIAAILFNEELGAVIQVRQDATPDILAQFSAAGLGDCVSVIGQPINNGQINITFNGDTVFEGQRRLLQRTWAETSYQIQRLRDNADCAEQEFDVLLEEDNPGLSVKLSYDVNQDIAAPYIKKGIRPQVAVLREQGVNGQVEMAAAFDRAGFNAIDVHMSDILAGRVDLNEFKGLVACGGFSYGDVLGAGEGWAKSALFNSRARDAFQGFFERNDSFTLGVCNGCQMMSNLHELIPGSEFWPHFVRNRSEQFEARVAMVQVQESNSIFLQGMAGSRMPIAIAHGEGHAEFSSEEALLEADLSGCVAMRFVDNHGKVTERYPANPNGSPRGITGLTSRDGRVTIMMPHPERVFRAVQNSWRSEDWNEDAPWMRMFRNARVWVN from the coding sequence ATGTTGATCCTGCGCGGCGCTCCTGCCCTTTCTGCCTTTCGCCACAGCAAACTCCTTGAGCAACTGAGCCAGAAGGTTCCGTCTGTCAGTGGCCTGTATGCTGAATTCGCTCACTTCGCCGAAGTCACCGGCGTCCTGACCGGCGACGAACAGCAGGTGCTTGCGCGCCTTCTGAAGTACGGTCCAAGTGTTCCGGTACAAGAGCCGACCGGCCGTCTGTTTCTGGTGTTGCCACGTTTCGGCACCATCTCGCCATGGTCGAGCAAGGCCAGCGACATCGCCCGCAACTGCGGTCTGAGCAAGATCCAGCGCCTGGAGCGCGGTATTGCGTTCTACGTGGCCGGTCAGTTCAGCGACGCCCAAGCCCAGCAGATTGCTGATGTATTGCATGACCGCATGACGCAAATCGTCCTCGGCAACCTTGAGCAGGCCGCCGGTCTGTTCAGCCACGCCGAGCCGAAGCCGCTGACGGCGATCGACATCCTCGGCGGCGGTCGCGCCGCGCTGGAAAAAGCCAACACCGAGCTGGGTCTGGCCTTGGCCGAAGACGAGATCGACTACCTGGTCGACGCCTTCAACGGTCTCAAGCGCAACCCGCACGACATCGAACTGATGATGTTCGCCCAGGCCAACTCCGAGCACTGCCGTCACAAGATCTTCAACGCCAGTTGGGATATTGATGGTGAGAACCAGGAAAAAAGCCTGTTCGGCATGATCAAGAACACCTACGTGATGCACAGCGAAGGCGTTCTGTCGGCTTATAAGGACAACGCTTCGGTGATCGTCGGCAACGTTGCCGGCCGTTTCTTCCCGAATCCTGAAACCCGCCAGTACGGCGCGGTGCAGGAGCCGGTGCACATCCTGATGAAGGTTGAAACCCACAACCACCCGACCGCGATTGCCCCGTTCCCGGGCGCATCCACCGGTTCCGGCGGCGAGATCCGTGACGAAGGCGCAACCGGTCGTGGCGCCAAGCCAAAGGCTGGCCTGACCGGTTTCACCGTATCCAACTTGCAGATCCCGGGCTTTGAACAGCCGTGGGAAGTGCCGTACGGCAAGCCTGAGCGCATCGTTACGGCGCTGGACATCATGATCGAAGGCCCGCTCGGCGGCGCCGCGTTCAACAACGAATTCGGTCGTCCGGCCCTGACGGGTTACTTCCGTACCTTCGAACAGTCGATCACCACCCCGCACGGTGACGAAGTTCGCGGTTACCACAAGCCGATCATGCTCGCTGGCGGCATGGGTAACATCCGCGAAGAACACGTCAAGAAAGGCGAAATCGTCGTTGGCTCCAAGCTGATCGTGCTTGGCGGCCCGGCGATGTTGATCGGTCTGGGCGGCGGCGCGGCTTCCTCCATGGCCACCGGCACCAGCTCGGCGGATCTGGACTTCGCTTCGGTTCAGCGTGAAAACCCTGAAATGGAACGTCGCTGCCAGGAAGTCATCGACCGTTGCTGGCAACTGGGTGACAAAAACCCGATCAGCTTCATCCACGACGTCGGCGCGGGCGGTCTGTCCAACGCCTTCCCGGAACTGGTCAACGACGGCGAGCGCGGTGGCCGTTTCGAACTGCGCAACATTCCTAACGACGAGCCGGGCATGGCCCCGCACGAAATCTGGTCCAACGAATCCCAGGAGCGTTATGTTCTGGCCGTCGGCCCTGAAGACTTCGCGCGCTTCCAGGCGATCTGCGAACGTGAGCGTTGCCCGTTTGCCGTCGTTGGTGAAGCCACCGCCGAGCCGCAACTGACCGTGACCGATAGCCACTTCGGCAACAACCCGGTGGACATGCCACTGGAAGTGTTGCTGGGCAAGGCGCCGCGCATGCACCGTTCGGTGGTGCGTGAAGCCGAGCTGGGCGATGACTTCGATCCGTCGAACCTCGACATCAGCGAAAGCATCGAACGCGTTCTGCATCACCCGGCCGTGGCGAGCAAGAGCTTCCTGATCACCATCGGCGACCGCACCATCACCGGCCTCGTCGCCCGTGACCAAATGGTTGGCCCGTGGCAGGTTCCGGTGGCTGACGTTGCTGTCACCGCCACCAGTTTCGACGTCTACACCGGTGAAGCGATGGCGATGGGCGAGCGTACTCCGCTGGCGCTGCTGGACGCCCCGGCGTCGGGCCGCATGGCCATCGGCGAAACCCTGACCAACATTGCCGCTTCGCGCATCAACAAGCTCTCCGACATCAAACTGTCGGCGAACTGGATGTCCGCCGCTGGCCACCCGGGTGAAGACGCGCGTCTGTACGACACCGTGAAAGCGGTCGGCATGGAACTGTGCCCTGAGCTGGGTATCACCATTCCGGTGGGCAAGGACTCGATGTCCATGGCCACCCGCTGGAACGATAACGGCGAAGAAAAAACCGTGACCTCGCCGATGTCGTTGATCGTGACCGGTTTCGCGCCAGTGGCTGACATCCGTCAGACCCTGACTCCGGAACTGCGCATGGACAAGGGCACCACCGACCTGATCCTGATCGACCTCGGTCGCGGCCAGAACCGCATGGGCGCTTCGATCCTCGCTCAGGTGCACGGCAAGCTCGGCTCGCAAGCGCCGGACGTCGATGATGCTGAAGATCTCAAAGCCTTCTTCGCCGTGATCCAGGGCCTCAACGCCGACGGTCACCTGCTGGCTTACCACGACCGTTCCGACGGTGGTCTGCTGACCTCCGTGGTGGAAATGGCCTTCGCCGGTCATTGCGGTCTGAGCCTGAACCTCGACGGTCTGGCTGAAACGTCGGCCGACATCGCCGCGATCCTGTTCAACGAAGAACTGGGCGCCGTGATCCAGGTTCGTCAGGACGCCACGCCGGACATCCTCGCGCAGTTCAGCGCTGCCGGTCTGGGCGATTGCGTGTCGGTGATCGGTCAGCCAATCAACAACGGCCAGATCAACATCACCTTCAACGGTGACACTGTGTTCGAAGGCCAGCGTCGTTTGCTGCAGCGTACCTGGGCTGAGACCAGCTACCAGATCCAGCGTCTGCGCGACAACGCCGACTGCGCCGAACAAGAGTTCGACGTGCTGCTGGAAGAAGACAACCCGGGCCTGAGCGTCAAGCTCAGCTACGACGTCAACCAGGACATCGCCGCGCCTTACATCAAGAAAGGCATCCGCCCACAGGTTGCCGTGCTGCGTGAGCAGGGCGTCAACGGTCAGGTGGAAATGGCGGCCGCGTTCGACCGCGCCGGTTTCAACGCGATCGACGTGCACATGAGCGACATTCTGGCCGGCCGTGTCGACCTGAACGAGTTCAAAGGTCTGGTGGCGTGCGGTGGTTTCTCCTACGGCGACGTACTGGGTGCCGGTGAAGGCTGGGCCAAGTCGGCACTGTTCAACAGCCGCGCCCGCGATGCGTTCCAGGGTTTCTTCGAACGTAACGACAGCTTCACCCTCGGCGTGTGCAACGGTTGCCAGATGATGTCCAACCTGCACGAGCTGATCCCGGGCAGCGAGTTCTGGCCGCACTTCGTGCGCAACCGCTCCGAGCAGTTCGAAGCGCGCGTGGCGATGGTTCAGGTTCAGGAGTCGAACTCGATCTTCCTGCAGGGCATGGCCGGTTCGCGTATGCCGATCGCCATCGCTCACGGTGAAGGTCACGCCGAATTCTCCAGCGAAGAAGCGCTGCTGGAAGCGGATCTGTCGGGTTGTGTGGCGATGCGTTTCGTCGACAACCATGGCAAGGTCACCGAGCGTTATCCGGCCAACCCGAACGGTTCGCCGCGCGGGATTACCGGTCTCACCAGCCGTGATGGCCGTGTGACGATCATGATGCCGCACCCGGAGCGTGTGTTCCGTGCAGTGCAGAACTCGTGGCGTTCGGAAGACTGGAACGAGGACGCACCTTGGATGCGTATGTTCCGTAACGCTCGCGTCTGGGTGAACTAA
- the mltF gene encoding membrane-bound lytic murein transglycosylase MltF, with protein MFFPTALRPRYAKWLIATGLFLVLGGCVDKPNTLERVKEDGVLRVITRNSPATYFQDRSGETGFEYELVKRFADDLGVELKIETADNIDDLFNQIGKPNGPVLAAAGLVSSDQRKQQVRFSHSYLEVTPQIIYRNGQSRPTDAGDLVGKKIMVLKGSTHAEQLAELKKKYPGIEYEESDAVEVVDLLRMVDEGQIDLTLVDSNEVAMNQVYFTNIRVAFDLGDARSQSWAVGPGEDNSLLNEINSYLDKVQKNGTLQRLKDRYYGHVDVLGYMGATTFAQHLQQRLPKYEQHFKNYAKKEKVDWRLLAAIGYQESLWQPTVTSKTGVRGLMMLTQNTAQAMGVSNRLDPKQSIMGGAKYLAYMKDQLDDSIKEPDRTWFALAAYNVGSGHLDDARKLTAKEGLNPDKWLDVKKILPRLSQKQWYSKTRYGYARGGEPVHFVANIRRYYDILTWVTQPQLEGDQVAEGNLHVPAIDKSKPAQEPAPL; from the coding sequence ATGTTTTTCCCAACGGCTTTGCGTCCGCGGTACGCCAAATGGCTGATCGCAACCGGACTCTTCCTGGTGCTCGGTGGCTGTGTTGATAAACCCAACACACTCGAGCGCGTAAAGGAGGATGGCGTGCTGCGGGTGATTACCCGAAACAGCCCCGCCACCTACTTCCAGGATCGCAGCGGTGAAACCGGCTTCGAATACGAGCTGGTGAAGCGCTTTGCCGACGATTTGGGTGTGGAGCTTAAAATCGAGACCGCCGACAACATCGACGATCTCTTCAACCAGATCGGCAAGCCGAACGGCCCGGTGCTGGCTGCCGCAGGACTGGTCAGCAGCGACCAGCGCAAGCAGCAAGTGCGGTTCTCCCACTCCTACCTCGAAGTCACGCCGCAGATCATCTATCGCAACGGCCAGTCGCGGCCGACCGACGCCGGTGATCTGGTCGGCAAGAAGATCATGGTGCTCAAGGGCAGCACCCACGCCGAGCAACTGGCTGAGCTGAAAAAGAAGTATCCCGGCATCGAATACGAGGAATCTGACGCCGTTGAAGTCGTCGATCTGCTGCGTATGGTCGATGAAGGCCAGATTGACCTGACCCTGGTCGATTCCAACGAAGTGGCGATGAATCAGGTGTATTTCACCAATATTCGCGTGGCCTTCGACCTCGGCGATGCGCGCAGCCAGAGCTGGGCGGTGGGCCCCGGCGAAGACAACAGCCTGCTCAACGAGATCAACAGCTATCTGGACAAGGTGCAGAAGAACGGCACCCTGCAACGCCTGAAAGACCGTTATTACGGGCATGTCGACGTCCTCGGCTACATGGGCGCCACGACCTTCGCCCAGCACTTGCAGCAGCGTCTGCCCAAATACGAACAGCACTTCAAGAATTACGCCAAGAAAGAGAAAGTCGACTGGCGTCTGCTCGCCGCCATCGGTTATCAGGAATCGCTGTGGCAGCCGACGGTCACCTCGAAAACCGGTGTGCGCGGTTTGATGATGCTGACCCAGAACACCGCGCAGGCAATGGGCGTATCCAATCGCCTCGATCCGAAGCAGAGCATCATGGGCGGCGCCAAGTACCTGGCTTACATGAAAGATCAGCTCGACGACTCAATCAAGGAACCGGACCGGACGTGGTTTGCCCTGGCCGCGTATAACGTCGGCAGCGGCCATCTGGACGACGCGCGCAAACTGACCGCCAAGGAAGGGTTGAACCCGGACAAGTGGCTGGATGTGAAGAAAATCCTGCCGCGCCTGTCGCAGAAGCAGTGGTACAGCAAGACCCGCTACGGCTACGCCCGGGGCGGTGAGCCGGTGCATTTTGTGGCGAACATTCGTCGCTACTACGACATTCTCACCTGGGTGACCCAGCCGCAGCTCGAGGGCGATCAGGTGGCCGAGGGCAACCTGCATGTTCCGGCCATCGACAAGTCGAAACCGGCTCAAGAACCCGCCCCGCTCTAA